A window of the Methanophagales archaeon genome harbors these coding sequences:
- a CDS encoding methyltransferase domain-containing protein: QMQMQRGYQHKELEREVGALIKRMGYEVDLKKPKKTFVLLFTRHKCFLALLLHSIEKKRYEQRKPHLRPFFSPGVIMPKLARVLVNLSAVKAEDILLDPFCGTGGILIEAGMVGATPIGMDIQAKMVRGASQNLLFYHLKGHLITADATDIPLRVNSVDAVVTDLPYGRVSLISGDINAKSRASFIERLYEEAIGEVYRVLKRGRKAVIVFNSPTLYSLFSNWEFKFNILERHEYRVHRSLIRYIAVLEK; encoded by the coding sequence GCAAATGCAAATGCAGAGAGGGTATCAGCATAAGGAGCTGGAGCGAGAAGTGGGAGCGTTGATAAAGCGAATGGGCTACGAAGTGGACCTGAAGAAACCGAAGAAGACTTTTGTACTACTCTTCACACGCCATAAGTGCTTTCTTGCTTTGCTGCTCCACAGTATAGAAAAGAAACGATACGAGCAGCGGAAACCGCATCTGAGACCTTTCTTCTCACCCGGTGTGATAATGCCGAAGTTAGCACGGGTTTTGGTGAATTTGAGCGCAGTGAAAGCAGAAGATATCCTTCTTGACCCGTTCTGTGGAACTGGAGGAATATTGATAGAAGCGGGCATGGTAGGTGCCACCCCCATAGGTATGGATATACAGGCGAAGATGGTTCGGGGTGCGAGCCAGAATCTGCTTTTTTATCACCTGAAGGGGCATTTAATCACTGCTGACGCCACTGACATACCCCTGAGGGTAAACAGCGTGGATGCGGTTGTGACCGATCTGCCGTATGGGCGCGTGTCACTGATCTCGGGAGATATCAATGCCAAATCTCGCGCATCATTCATAGAACGCCTGTATGAAGAGGCGATAGGGGAAGTATACAGGGTACTGAAGCGAGGAAGAAAGGCGGTTATCGTCTTCAATTCCCCCACTCTTTACTCTTTGTTCTCGAATTGGGAGTTCAAGTTCAATATCCTCGAGCGGCATGAATACAGGGTTCATAGAAGTTTGATACGATACATAGCTGTACTGGAGAAATGA